The Brassica napus cultivar Da-Ae chromosome C7, Da-Ae, whole genome shotgun sequence genome has a segment encoding these proteins:
- the LOC106446147 gene encoding protein NEOXANTHIN-DEFICIENT 1-like isoform X6, whose protein sequence is MEVEERNVSSGYAKPPWIFKGSALYQIHLVKASTARAFIPKEFRLVEAFGYTLGGFFLASYDDSPAGVFDELVMIAGIVWNPPTSCAWAARVLVNSNEACHHGRKEVGLPSQVARFSKKITAVPKRKRERAFGFLDTFGLGTTLSHPEDLMEVKVSEVDSAASANICNIQIRSNESETKLGKWMGPAIKMSLPSFSGNTKFNPNLLKYSCHIHCRVRPVSPAVVSKPLEDEADKNHTSQESLENERRLSVAVMLSKPIIALQFKDLTMQVEAPVVVHPSV, encoded by the exons ATGGAGGTTGAAGAAAGGAATGTTTCTTCTGGTTATGCTAAACCTCCATGGATATTCAAAGGAAG TGCGTTGTACCAGATTCATCTTGTGAAGGCTTCCACTGCTCGAGCATTCATCCCCAAGGAGTTTCGACTTGTTGAAGCTTTTGG GTACACTCTTGGAGGGTTTTTCCTGGCTAGCTACGATGATAGTCCCGCTGGTGTCTTCGATGAG CTTGTCATGATTGCAGGGATTGTATGGAACCCTCCTACATCATGCGC ATGGGCGGCGAGGGTGCTTGTGAACAGCAACGAGGCTTGTCATCACGGACGCAAG GAAGTAGGACTCCCAAGCCAAGTTGCAAGATTTTCTAAA AAAATCACTGCAGTTCCAAAGAGAAAAAGGGAAAGAGCTTTTGGTTTCTTAGACACATTTGGGTTGGGAACTACTCTGTCTCACCCTGAGGATTTGATGGAGGTTAAAGTTAGTGAAGTTGATAGTGCTGCTTCTGCAAATATCTGCAACATCCAAATTAGATCAAACG AATCAGAGACCAAACTAGGAAAATGGATGGGACCAGCAATCAAAATGTCGCTTCCGAGTTTTAG TGGCAATACAAAGTTCAACCCAAACCTGCTCAAATACTCTTGCCACATCCACTGCAG GGTGAGGCCTGTGAGTCCTGCGGTAGTATCAAAGCCTTTGGAAGATGAGGCAGATAAGAATCACACATCACAAGAGTCGCTTGAAAATGAAAGGCGGTTAAGTGTAGCAGTGATGCTATCAAAACCAATCATAGCTCTTCAGTTTAAAGACTTAACAATGCAAGTAGAAGCTCCAGTTGTAGTTCACCCTTCAGTGTAA
- the LOC106446147 gene encoding protein NEOXANTHIN-DEFICIENT 1-like isoform X5, which yields MEVEERNVSSGYAKPPWIFKGSALYQIHLVKASTARAFIPKEFRLVEAFGYKQASTGYTLGGFFLASYDDSPAGVFDELVMIAGIVWNPPTSCAWAARVLVNSNEACHHGRKEVGLPSQVARFSKKITAVPKRKRERAFGFLDTFGLGTTLSHPEDLMEVKVSEVDSAASANICNIQIRSNESETKLGKWMGPAIKMSLPSFSGNTKFNPNLLKYSCHIHCRVRPVSPAVVSKPLEDEADKNHTSQESLENERRLSVAVMLSKPIIALQFKDLTMQVEAPVVVHPSV from the exons ATGGAGGTTGAAGAAAGGAATGTTTCTTCTGGTTATGCTAAACCTCCATGGATATTCAAAGGAAG TGCGTTGTACCAGATTCATCTTGTGAAGGCTTCCACTGCTCGAGCATTCATCCCCAAGGAGTTTCGACTTGTTGAAGCTTTTGGGTATAAACAAGCTTCTACAGG GTACACTCTTGGAGGGTTTTTCCTGGCTAGCTACGATGATAGTCCCGCTGGTGTCTTCGATGAG CTTGTCATGATTGCAGGGATTGTATGGAACCCTCCTACATCATGCGC ATGGGCGGCGAGGGTGCTTGTGAACAGCAACGAGGCTTGTCATCACGGACGCAAG GAAGTAGGACTCCCAAGCCAAGTTGCAAGATTTTCTAAA AAAATCACTGCAGTTCCAAAGAGAAAAAGGGAAAGAGCTTTTGGTTTCTTAGACACATTTGGGTTGGGAACTACTCTGTCTCACCCTGAGGATTTGATGGAGGTTAAAGTTAGTGAAGTTGATAGTGCTGCTTCTGCAAATATCTGCAACATCCAAATTAGATCAAACG AATCAGAGACCAAACTAGGAAAATGGATGGGACCAGCAATCAAAATGTCGCTTCCGAGTTTTAG TGGCAATACAAAGTTCAACCCAAACCTGCTCAAATACTCTTGCCACATCCACTGCAG GGTGAGGCCTGTGAGTCCTGCGGTAGTATCAAAGCCTTTGGAAGATGAGGCAGATAAGAATCACACATCACAAGAGTCGCTTGAAAATGAAAGGCGGTTAAGTGTAGCAGTGATGCTATCAAAACCAATCATAGCTCTTCAGTTTAAAGACTTAACAATGCAAGTAGAAGCTCCAGTTGTAGTTCACCCTTCAGTGTAA
- the LOC106446147 gene encoding protein NEOXANTHIN-DEFICIENT 1-like isoform X3, protein MEVEERNVSSGYAKPPWIFKGSALYQIHLVKASTARAFIPKEFRLVEAFGYKQASTGYTLGGFFLASYDDSPAGVFDELVMIAGIVWNPPTSCAWAARVLVNSNEACHHGRKEVGLPSQVARFSKKITAVPKRKRERAFGFLDTFGLGTTLSHPEDLMEVKVSEVDSAASANICNIQIRSNESETKLGKWMGPAIKMSLPSFSGNTKFNPNLLKYSCHIHCRLCFCYYLRVRPVSPAVVSKPLEDEADKNHTSQESLENERRLSVAVMLSKPIIALQFKDLTMQVEAPVVVHPSV, encoded by the exons ATGGAGGTTGAAGAAAGGAATGTTTCTTCTGGTTATGCTAAACCTCCATGGATATTCAAAGGAAG TGCGTTGTACCAGATTCATCTTGTGAAGGCTTCCACTGCTCGAGCATTCATCCCCAAGGAGTTTCGACTTGTTGAAGCTTTTGGGTATAAACAAGCTTCTACAGG GTACACTCTTGGAGGGTTTTTCCTGGCTAGCTACGATGATAGTCCCGCTGGTGTCTTCGATGAG CTTGTCATGATTGCAGGGATTGTATGGAACCCTCCTACATCATGCGC ATGGGCGGCGAGGGTGCTTGTGAACAGCAACGAGGCTTGTCATCACGGACGCAAG GAAGTAGGACTCCCAAGCCAAGTTGCAAGATTTTCTAAA AAAATCACTGCAGTTCCAAAGAGAAAAAGGGAAAGAGCTTTTGGTTTCTTAGACACATTTGGGTTGGGAACTACTCTGTCTCACCCTGAGGATTTGATGGAGGTTAAAGTTAGTGAAGTTGATAGTGCTGCTTCTGCAAATATCTGCAACATCCAAATTAGATCAAACG AATCAGAGACCAAACTAGGAAAATGGATGGGACCAGCAATCAAAATGTCGCTTCCGAGTTTTAG TGGCAATACAAAGTTCAACCCAAACCTGCTCAAATACTCTTGCCACATCCACTGCAGGTTATGCTTCTGCTACTACTTAAG GGTGAGGCCTGTGAGTCCTGCGGTAGTATCAAAGCCTTTGGAAGATGAGGCAGATAAGAATCACACATCACAAGAGTCGCTTGAAAATGAAAGGCGGTTAAGTGTAGCAGTGATGCTATCAAAACCAATCATAGCTCTTCAGTTTAAAGACTTAACAATGCAAGTAGAAGCTCCAGTTGTAGTTCACCCTTCAGTGTAA
- the LOC106446147 gene encoding protein NEOXANTHIN-DEFICIENT 1-like isoform X2 has product MEVEERNVSSGYAKPPWIFKGSALYQIHLVKASTARAFIPKEFRLVEAFGYTLGGFFLASYDDSPAGVFDEVSSCLSFTTSYLLKLYHPTTFFNRLSLLLFVFVSQLVMIAGIVWNPPTSCAWAARVLVNSNEACHHGRKEVGLPSQVARFSKKITAVPKRKRERAFGFLDTFGLGTTLSHPEDLMEVKVSEVDSAASANICNIQIRSNESETKLGKWMGPAIKMSLPSFSGNTKFNPNLLKYSCHIHCRVRPVSPAVVSKPLEDEADKNHTSQESLENERRLSVAVMLSKPIIALQFKDLTMQVEAPVVVHPSV; this is encoded by the exons ATGGAGGTTGAAGAAAGGAATGTTTCTTCTGGTTATGCTAAACCTCCATGGATATTCAAAGGAAG TGCGTTGTACCAGATTCATCTTGTGAAGGCTTCCACTGCTCGAGCATTCATCCCCAAGGAGTTTCGACTTGTTGAAGCTTTTGG GTACACTCTTGGAGGGTTTTTCCTGGCTAGCTACGATGATAGTCCCGCTGGTGTCTTCGATGAGGTCTCTTCTTGCCTTTCCTTTACAACTTCCTACTTACTCAAACTTTATCATCCCACAACATTCTTTAATCGACTCTCTCTcttgctttttgtttttgtttcacagCTTGTCATGATTGCAGGGATTGTATGGAACCCTCCTACATCATGCGC ATGGGCGGCGAGGGTGCTTGTGAACAGCAACGAGGCTTGTCATCACGGACGCAAG GAAGTAGGACTCCCAAGCCAAGTTGCAAGATTTTCTAAA AAAATCACTGCAGTTCCAAAGAGAAAAAGGGAAAGAGCTTTTGGTTTCTTAGACACATTTGGGTTGGGAACTACTCTGTCTCACCCTGAGGATTTGATGGAGGTTAAAGTTAGTGAAGTTGATAGTGCTGCTTCTGCAAATATCTGCAACATCCAAATTAGATCAAACG AATCAGAGACCAAACTAGGAAAATGGATGGGACCAGCAATCAAAATGTCGCTTCCGAGTTTTAG TGGCAATACAAAGTTCAACCCAAACCTGCTCAAATACTCTTGCCACATCCACTGCAG GGTGAGGCCTGTGAGTCCTGCGGTAGTATCAAAGCCTTTGGAAGATGAGGCAGATAAGAATCACACATCACAAGAGTCGCTTGAAAATGAAAGGCGGTTAAGTGTAGCAGTGATGCTATCAAAACCAATCATAGCTCTTCAGTTTAAAGACTTAACAATGCAAGTAGAAGCTCCAGTTGTAGTTCACCCTTCAGTGTAA
- the LOC106446147 gene encoding protein NEOXANTHIN-DEFICIENT 1-like isoform X4, which yields MEVEERNVSSGYAKPPWIFKGSALYQIHLVKASTARAFIPKEFRLVEAFGYTLGGFFLASYDDSPAGVFDELVMIAGIVWNPPTSCAWAARVLVNSNEACHHGRKEVGLPSQVARFSKKITAVPKRKRERAFGFLDTFGLGTTLSHPEDLMEVKVSEVDSAASANICNIQIRSNESETKLGKWMGPAIKMSLPSFSGNTKFNPNLLKYSCHIHCRLCFCYYLRVRPVSPAVVSKPLEDEADKNHTSQESLENERRLSVAVMLSKPIIALQFKDLTMQVEAPVVVHPSV from the exons ATGGAGGTTGAAGAAAGGAATGTTTCTTCTGGTTATGCTAAACCTCCATGGATATTCAAAGGAAG TGCGTTGTACCAGATTCATCTTGTGAAGGCTTCCACTGCTCGAGCATTCATCCCCAAGGAGTTTCGACTTGTTGAAGCTTTTGG GTACACTCTTGGAGGGTTTTTCCTGGCTAGCTACGATGATAGTCCCGCTGGTGTCTTCGATGAG CTTGTCATGATTGCAGGGATTGTATGGAACCCTCCTACATCATGCGC ATGGGCGGCGAGGGTGCTTGTGAACAGCAACGAGGCTTGTCATCACGGACGCAAG GAAGTAGGACTCCCAAGCCAAGTTGCAAGATTTTCTAAA AAAATCACTGCAGTTCCAAAGAGAAAAAGGGAAAGAGCTTTTGGTTTCTTAGACACATTTGGGTTGGGAACTACTCTGTCTCACCCTGAGGATTTGATGGAGGTTAAAGTTAGTGAAGTTGATAGTGCTGCTTCTGCAAATATCTGCAACATCCAAATTAGATCAAACG AATCAGAGACCAAACTAGGAAAATGGATGGGACCAGCAATCAAAATGTCGCTTCCGAGTTTTAG TGGCAATACAAAGTTCAACCCAAACCTGCTCAAATACTCTTGCCACATCCACTGCAGGTTATGCTTCTGCTACTACTTAAG GGTGAGGCCTGTGAGTCCTGCGGTAGTATCAAAGCCTTTGGAAGATGAGGCAGATAAGAATCACACATCACAAGAGTCGCTTGAAAATGAAAGGCGGTTAAGTGTAGCAGTGATGCTATCAAAACCAATCATAGCTCTTCAGTTTAAAGACTTAACAATGCAAGTAGAAGCTCCAGTTGTAGTTCACCCTTCAGTGTAA
- the LOC106446147 gene encoding protein NEOXANTHIN-DEFICIENT 1-like isoform X1 — translation MEVEERNVSSGYAKPPWIFKGSALYQIHLVKASTARAFIPKEFRLVEAFGYTLGGFFLASYDDSPAGVFDEVSSCLSFTTSYLLKLYHPTTFFNRLSLLLFVFVSQLVMIAGIVWNPPTSCAWAARVLVNSNEACHHGRKEVGLPSQVARFSKKITAVPKRKRERAFGFLDTFGLGTTLSHPEDLMEVKVSEVDSAASANICNIQIRSNESETKLGKWMGPAIKMSLPSFSGNTKFNPNLLKYSCHIHCRLCFCYYLRVRPVSPAVVSKPLEDEADKNHTSQESLENERRLSVAVMLSKPIIALQFKDLTMQVEAPVVVHPSV, via the exons ATGGAGGTTGAAGAAAGGAATGTTTCTTCTGGTTATGCTAAACCTCCATGGATATTCAAAGGAAG TGCGTTGTACCAGATTCATCTTGTGAAGGCTTCCACTGCTCGAGCATTCATCCCCAAGGAGTTTCGACTTGTTGAAGCTTTTGG GTACACTCTTGGAGGGTTTTTCCTGGCTAGCTACGATGATAGTCCCGCTGGTGTCTTCGATGAGGTCTCTTCTTGCCTTTCCTTTACAACTTCCTACTTACTCAAACTTTATCATCCCACAACATTCTTTAATCGACTCTCTCTcttgctttttgtttttgtttcacagCTTGTCATGATTGCAGGGATTGTATGGAACCCTCCTACATCATGCGC ATGGGCGGCGAGGGTGCTTGTGAACAGCAACGAGGCTTGTCATCACGGACGCAAG GAAGTAGGACTCCCAAGCCAAGTTGCAAGATTTTCTAAA AAAATCACTGCAGTTCCAAAGAGAAAAAGGGAAAGAGCTTTTGGTTTCTTAGACACATTTGGGTTGGGAACTACTCTGTCTCACCCTGAGGATTTGATGGAGGTTAAAGTTAGTGAAGTTGATAGTGCTGCTTCTGCAAATATCTGCAACATCCAAATTAGATCAAACG AATCAGAGACCAAACTAGGAAAATGGATGGGACCAGCAATCAAAATGTCGCTTCCGAGTTTTAG TGGCAATACAAAGTTCAACCCAAACCTGCTCAAATACTCTTGCCACATCCACTGCAGGTTATGCTTCTGCTACTACTTAAG GGTGAGGCCTGTGAGTCCTGCGGTAGTATCAAAGCCTTTGGAAGATGAGGCAGATAAGAATCACACATCACAAGAGTCGCTTGAAAATGAAAGGCGGTTAAGTGTAGCAGTGATGCTATCAAAACCAATCATAGCTCTTCAGTTTAAAGACTTAACAATGCAAGTAGAAGCTCCAGTTGTAGTTCACCCTTCAGTGTAA
- the LOC106448319 gene encoding uncharacterized protein LOC106448319, which produces MQCCVYCGEADETRDHLFFACPYTFTLWLNVVGNLFGPDPDSDWKITLQRMLGGTYERLTYILLRLVWQTTIYFIWRERNDRRHNGTVKSVAQLARLIKKSMKNRISSTRYYLKPRLQGLMQRWFQAHS; this is translated from the coding sequence ATGCAGTGTTGTGTCTATTGTGGGGAGGCAGATGAGACAAGGGACCACCTGTTCTTCGCTTGCCCATACACTTTCACACTGTGGTTAAATGTAGTTGGCAATCTGTTTGGTCCAGACCCGGATTCTGACTGGAAAATCACGTTACAGAGAATGCTTGGGGGCACTTATGAGCGCCTTACCTACATACTTTTGAGGCTCGTGTGGCAGACCACGATCTACTTCATATGGAGGGAACGCAATGATCGACGACATAATGGGACTGTGAAGTCTGTGGCTCAGCTTGCTCGATTGATCAAGAAATCAATGAAGAACAGAATCTCCTCCACGAGGTACTACTTGAAGCCAAGACTGCAGGGACTAATGCAGAGATGGTTTCAGGCTCATTCTTAA